AAAACAGGCCGGCTCGCTGCTGCCGCCAAAGCACATCCTGAATTCGCCGACCAAGCTGATGAAGTCCGAGGGCTACGGCACCGGCTACGAATACGACCACGACGCCCCCGAAGCCTTCTCCGGCCAGGACTACTTCCCCGAAGCCCTGGGCCGACAGACCTTCTATGACCCGCCCGAGCGTGGTTTCGAGCGCGAGATCCGCAAGCGGCTGGATTACTGGGCCAAGCTGCGCAAGGAGCGGGGCGGAAAGTAGACACCCTGCTCAATTTACTATTTACGTAACTCGTAAATCTGATAGTGTCGCCGCATGATCGTCAGCTACGGCGACAAGCGCACCGAGCGATTTGCCGCTGGCCAGCACGTCAAGGAATTCTCGGGATTTGCTCGGCAGGCAGAGACGCGCCTCGATAGATTGGACGCGGCAACCGGTCCGGCCGATTTGGCGGCACTGCCTGGTAATCGATTTGAAGCCTTGAAGGGCGATCGCGCTGGACGGTTCTCGATTGGGACCAGCGATCAATGGCGGATCTGCTTCGGATGGCCGGAGGGATCGCCCGGTCCAATTGATGTAGAGATCGTCGACTATCACTGAAGGAAGCTTATGCCCCGCACGCCCATTCATCCCGGCGAACAGCTTGCCGAAGAGCTGCGCGAACTCGGCATCACGGCCGCGGAGTTGTCGCGTCAGCTCGACGTACCCGTGAATCGCATCACGGGCATCATCAACGGTCAGCGGGGCATTACGGCCGATACGGCACTTCGTCTTGGTCACTGGTTCGGCACGAGCCCACAGTTCTGGATGAACCTTCAACAACAATATGAGCTGCGGCTGGCGGAAAAGGAGGTTGGCGCGCAGGTTGCGTCGCTGCCCCGCCGTGCCAACGCGCAGTCGACACGAAAGCTTGGAAAAACAGCATGAGCCGCCGCATCAAGAGAATGAACCCGAAACCCCGGGAGCAAGACGAGCGCAAGGAAGCGCGTCAGTATCAAGTGCGCGGCGCGAAGAAGGCCGGACCGCGTCCGGGCGGTAAGCCCGGCGGCAAGCCGCTGCGCTTTGCGGGCGAGCGCAGTGAGCGACGCCCGCCCAAGGTTGAAGCAGAAAGGGCCGCGCCGGCAAAGCCGGTTGAGGCGCTGCTGCCGACCAAGGTGCAGACGGTCACGGTGACGGCCGACGAGAACAACATGCGCGTCGATCGCTTCCTGGAGGCGCGCTTTCCCGGCTTGTCGTTCTCCCATATTCAGCGCGTCGTCCGCAAAGGCGAGCTGCGCGTCGACGGCAAGCGTGTCGACAGCAAGGACCGGTTGGAGGAGGGGCAGAGCGTCCGCATACCGCCGTTGAAGCTCGACGCACCGAAAGTCGTCGGCGAGCTCTCGGAGGCTGCACAGAAGACACTCAAGGCGCTCAAGGAGATGACGATTTACGAGGACGACGACGTTCTCGTGCTGAACAAGCCCGCCGGCCTTGCCGTCCAGGGCGGCTCGGGCATGACGCGGCACATCGACCAGATGCTGGAGGTGATGCGCGATGCCAAGGGTCAGAAGCCGCGTCTCGTGCATCGCATCGATCGCGAGACCTCGGGCTGTCTGTTGATCGCCAAGACGCGCTTTGCCGCCTCGCATCTGACCGGCGCCTTCCGCTCGCGCTCGGCGCGCAAGGTCTATTGGGCACTGGTGCCGGGCCTGCCGAAGCCGAAGCAGGGCCGCATCTCGACCTTCCTTGCCAAGGAGGAGAGCGAGGACGACACCATCATGCGCATCGCGCAACATGGCGACGAGGGCGCGAGCCATGCGGTAACGTACTACGCAGTGGTCGAGACCGCCGGCAACAAGCTGACCTGGGTGTCGCTGAAGCCGGTGACGGGCCGCACCCACCAGCTTCGCGCCCACATGGCCCATATCGGTCATCCCATCGTCGGCGATCCCAAATATTTCAACATCGAGAACTGGCAATTGCCGGGCGGCCTGCAAAACCGGCTGCATCTGCTGGCGCGCCGCATCGTCATCCCGCATCCGCGCGGCGGCGTCATCGACGCCACCGCGCCGCTGCCGCCGCACATGCAGCAGTCGTGGAATTTGCTCGGGCTCGATGCCAGCCGGTTCGATCCGATCGAAAACGCGCCGGAGGAGTAGGGTTATTCTCCGCTGTCGTCGCACGGCTTGACCGGGCGACCCAGTATTCCAGAGACAGTCGTGATAGAGCCGAGAAGCCGCGGCGCACTGGCTGCCCTGGTCAAGCCGGGGCATGACAGCAGTGCCTAATTCCGAAACTGCTCCAGAAACATCCGTAGGCTGTCATGCGGGCTTTCGACATCCGTGATCAGCCAGCCTTCCGGTCCGTTGACCAGGATGAAGTTCAGCACGACTTTCCGGCCGTGATTGTCGAAATTCGCAGCGACGTAGGTCTTGTCGTATTGCTTGCGGATGATCGCAATCGTCACGGGGCCGAGCTTCCAGCTCGGGCTCTGCACCAGGAAATCATAGGGCTCGCTGCGCGGCGCCGACCATGCTTTGCGCAAGGAGGGGTCGAAGAATTGCCGGGTCGTCGCATCATCCCGCGGCAGGCCCTTCGACAGCTCCGGCGCGCCGTTGCCGTAATAGGCATAGACGTTGCGGATCAGCGATTCCGGGGTGCGAAAGCCGGCCTCGGCCGCGACCAGCCAAAGCCCGGCGAACAGGGCCACAATGCCCGCAAGTTCCCTCATGCCCGCCGCTCGCTTTATCGGCCACAGGTCCTTATTTTAAAAGCCTAGCACTCAGCGACCGGGACCGAAAACTCAGATGCGCGAATTGTTCGACGAAGCAGCCGGCCAGCCCCCTCCGGACCCCAGGGAATCGGCGCGCGCCTCGGCGCGGACGCCGCTGCGCAAGCGCTTCTACAAGGAGGCCGGCGTCACCGAGGCCGAGGGCGGCTATGCAATCACGCTCGATGGCAGGCCGATCCGCACGCCATCCGGCCGCCAGGTGGTGATCCCGGCGCGGGCGCTGGCCGATGCCGTGGCCGCGGAATGGGCCGCCCAGAGCGAGGCGATCGACCCCGTGACCATGCCGCTGACCCGGATCGCCAACAGCGTGGTCGAGGGTGTGGTGGACCGTGTCGAGCTCGTCACCGACGACCTCGCCAAATATTTCGAGACCGACCTGCTGTTCTATCGCGCCGGCCACCCCGAGGGGCTGGTCGCCCGCGAGGCCGCGCATTGGGACCCGGTGCTGTTCTGGGCCGCCGAGGCGCTTGGGGCGCATTTCATCCTGTCCGAGGGCATCATGCATGTGAGGCAGCCGGACGAGGCGCTCCGGGCCGCCCGTGCGGCGCTTCCCGGGGATCCATGGTCCGTGGCTGCCCTCCACGTGGTGACGACCCTGACCGGGTCGGCGCTGCTGGCGCTGGCGCTGGCCCATGGCATGCGCGACGCCGACCAGGTCTGGGCCGCAGCTCATGTCGACGAGGACTGGAACATCGACCAATGGGGCGTGGACGAGGAGGCGGCCGCCCGCCGGGCGACGCGCCAGCGCGATTTCGATGCCGCCGTGGCGGTTTTGACCGCCGTGAGCCCGCTCGGGACCGAAGGTCCTTAACGAGAGGTTTACGCCAGGGCCCTAGGGTTGGAGTCGCATTCCCCGGGCCCTTCAGATGCCGACGCCGATCAGCTCGATCCTTCCGGTCAGTCCCGCCAGCCCCGTGGCTGATGCGGCAACACCCGATCTCGTGCTTCAGGCCGGCAGTGTCGTCGATGCCAGGGTCGTCAGCGTGCTCGCCGACAATCTGGTGCGGATCGCGATCGCCAACCTCTCGATGGACGTGATGTCCGAGGTGTCGCTGACTGCAGGGCAAAACCTCCAGCTGGCGGTATCGCAGAGCGACGGCACCATCAGGCTTGCCGTCGTCAACGGGGCAGGCGAGGCGAACGCCGATCAGGTCACGCTGACGCCGACCGCGGCCTCGCTGGTCGACAGTCCGTCGCTGGCGCCGTCAGTCAATGCGGCACGCAACGCGCTCACACCTTTGGAGCAGGTCGCCGTCACCGCAGCCTCGTCCGAGGCCGTGACGAAACAGGGCAGCCAGGCGCCGCTGTTCGCCAATCTTGCTTCCGTCGTGACCGGCAGCGATCTGCCGGCCGGGCTGAAACAGGCCGTGCTGGACGTGCTGGCGCAACAGACGCCGCTCAACACGGCGCTGGATGGCGGCGATATCGAATCCGCGTTCCAGAAGTCAGGCCTGTTTCTCGAAGCTTGGCTGGCGGCGGGCGCAACGCCGCAGCCAGGCGCGGTGCCGGACTTGAAGGCCGCGCTACTCGTGCTGCGCCAGACCTTGGCGGCAACGTCAGGCCCGCCCGCGACGGCCGCGCCGCAAGTCGCAGTACAGAATGCTGCACCGGCGCCCGGCACTCAGGTCGTTCTGCAGACTGCAGTCTCGAGGTCGCAGCCGGCGGGCGAAGCAGCGCAGGCGGTGCTTCCGTCGCCCGGTGCGGCGATTGCTCAACCTGCACAATTGCCGCGCGACGCTGCGCCGGCCGCTGCCGTCCTGGCCAACATCGCCGGCGAGACGGCCCAGGCGGCTCTGCCCCGCGCCACCATGTCGGCGGGCCTTGCCGCGACCCTATTGCAAGAGGTCACCCAAAACCTGCCGCACCTGACCGGCAATGCGCCGGGTGCCACCAAAACCGTTCCTGACGGCCATGTCTTCGACACGGCCGCGCGCACGACGACGCCACCGCCGTTCCGCGGTGCTCTGCCGGCGCCGCAATCCGTTGCTTCGCCAACGCTCGCGCCCGATACGCCACTCGCTACAACCGTGCATCGCCTGCTCGACGATACCGATGCTGCGATCGCGCGGCAGACGCTGCTGCAGGTCGCCTCGCTGCCCGACCGCGTCGATGCCAGCGGTCATCGCAGCGACCCGACCGCGCCGCAATGGAATTTCGAGATTCCATTCGCGACCCCGCAAGGCACCGCGATGGCGCAGTTCGAGATCTCGCGCGACGGCGGCAACGAAACGCCCGATCCCGCCAAGCGCGCCTGGCGCGCGCGCTTCACGATCAATGTCGAGCCTTCGGGACCCGTGCACGCGTTGATCACACTCAACGGCGACAAGACCTTTGTTCGGATGTGGGCCGAGCGGCCGGCGACCGCGCAGCAACTCCGCGCCGGCATCGGCGAGCTCAATCAGGCGCTGACCAAGGCCGAGCTCAAGCCGGGCGACATCATCGTGCGCGACGGCACCCCGCCGCAACCGGCTCCGGCGCGTGCCGGGCATTTTCTGGATCGCGCGACATGAGCGACGAATCCAAGCTCGCCATCGCGCTGCACTACGAGAAGGGCAGCGGTGCGCCCGTCGTCGTTGCCAAGGGCAAGGGCACCATCGGCGCCAAGATCGTCGAGATCGCCAGGGCCAACGACATTCCGATCGAGGAGAACGAGATTCTGGCCGGCGCGCTGTCCAAGGTCGAGCTCGGCGAGGAGATTCCGCCCGATCTCTACAAGGCCGTCGCCGAGGTTCTCGTGTTCGTGCTGCGGCTGTCGGGCCGGGCGCGCTAGTGGACGACACTGGCACGCATATCTCTCCACGCGTCATTGCGAGCGCAGCGAAGCAATCCAGAATCTTTCCGCGGAGGGAGTCTGGATTGCTTCGCTGCGCTCGCAATGACGGAGCGTGTGGTCGCTATCCCAGCTTGAACAACGCTTGCAAAAACTCCACCACCGCCTTCTTCGACTCCGCGGCCGTTGTGGGATTGCCACCGACATGCGGGTTGAGCTCGACACACGGATCCTTGTAGGTGAAGGGCGCATTGGTATCGCCGTTCATCAGCACGCCGCCGTCGCCTTCCCTGATATGGCAGTTGCGCACGGTCTGCGCGTTGGCTGACACCACGACCTTGTTGACGCCGAGCAGCCCGCTGTCAAAGCCATGCGCGCTGTCGGGGTATTCGGTCAGCACCACGTCGCGGCCCGCAGCCTTGAGCCGCTCGACAAAGGCCTTGCAGCTCCGCACCGGGTTATAATCGTCAGGCGTGCCGTGGAAGATGCGGATCGGGCGCGCAGCAACCTCGGTGTCGGTCTGATAGGTCGTCGAGCAATCCGGATAGAACGGGATAT
This genomic interval from Bradyrhizobium guangzhouense contains the following:
- a CDS encoding RluA family pseudouridine synthase yields the protein MSRRIKRMNPKPREQDERKEARQYQVRGAKKAGPRPGGKPGGKPLRFAGERSERRPPKVEAERAAPAKPVEALLPTKVQTVTVTADENNMRVDRFLEARFPGLSFSHIQRVVRKGELRVDGKRVDSKDRLEEGQSVRIPPLKLDAPKVVGELSEAAQKTLKALKEMTIYEDDDVLVLNKPAGLAVQGGSGMTRHIDQMLEVMRDAKGQKPRLVHRIDRETSGCLLIAKTRFAASHLTGAFRSRSARKVYWALVPGLPKPKQGRISTFLAKEESEDDTIMRIAQHGDEGASHAVTYYAVVETAGNKLTWVSLKPVTGRTHQLRAHMAHIGHPIVGDPKYFNIENWQLPGGLQNRLHLLARRIVIPHPRGGVIDATAPLPPHMQQSWNLLGLDASRFDPIENAPEE
- a CDS encoding HigA family addiction module antitoxin, with product MPRTPIHPGEQLAEELRELGITAAELSRQLDVPVNRITGIINGQRGITADTALRLGHWFGTSPQFWMNLQQQYELRLAEKEVGAQVASLPRRANAQSTRKLGKTA
- a CDS encoding type II toxin-antitoxin system RelE/ParE family toxin, with translation MIVSYGDKRTERFAAGQHVKEFSGFARQAETRLDRLDAATGPADLAALPGNRFEALKGDRAGRFSIGTSDQWRICFGWPEGSPGPIDVEIVDYH
- a CDS encoding ATP12 family chaperone protein, with translation MRELFDEAAGQPPPDPRESARASARTPLRKRFYKEAGVTEAEGGYAITLDGRPIRTPSGRQVVIPARALADAVAAEWAAQSEAIDPVTMPLTRIANSVVEGVVDRVELVTDDLAKYFETDLLFYRAGHPEGLVAREAAHWDPVLFWAAEALGAHFILSEGIMHVRQPDEALRAARAALPGDPWSVAALHVVTTLTGSALLALALAHGMRDADQVWAAAHVDEDWNIDQWGVDEEAAARRATRQRDFDAAVAVLTAVSPLGTEGP
- a CDS encoding flagellar hook-length control protein FliK, with the protein product MPTPISSILPVSPASPVADAATPDLVLQAGSVVDARVVSVLADNLVRIAIANLSMDVMSEVSLTAGQNLQLAVSQSDGTIRLAVVNGAGEANADQVTLTPTAASLVDSPSLAPSVNAARNALTPLEQVAVTAASSEAVTKQGSQAPLFANLASVVTGSDLPAGLKQAVLDVLAQQTPLNTALDGGDIESAFQKSGLFLEAWLAAGATPQPGAVPDLKAALLVLRQTLAATSGPPATAAPQVAVQNAAPAPGTQVVLQTAVSRSQPAGEAAQAVLPSPGAAIAQPAQLPRDAAPAAAVLANIAGETAQAALPRATMSAGLAATLLQEVTQNLPHLTGNAPGATKTVPDGHVFDTAARTTTPPPFRGALPAPQSVASPTLAPDTPLATTVHRLLDDTDAAIARQTLLQVASLPDRVDASGHRSDPTAPQWNFEIPFATPQGTAMAQFEISRDGGNETPDPAKRAWRARFTINVEPSGPVHALITLNGDKTFVRMWAERPATAQQLRAGIGELNQALTKAELKPGDIIVRDGTPPQPAPARAGHFLDRAT
- a CDS encoding EscU/YscU/HrcU family type III secretion system export apparatus switch protein, whose protein sequence is MSDESKLAIALHYEKGSGAPVVVAKGKGTIGAKIVEIARANDIPIEENEILAGALSKVELGEEIPPDLYKAVAEVLVFVLRLSGRAR